A genomic region of Runella rosea contains the following coding sequences:
- a CDS encoding sigma-54-dependent transcriptional regulator, which translates to MKYPTIWYKDFTRHSQRSRDALLKSLATIKACVKDHFVASAPGLILLDTADTSDAVCVLLEEAFQRHERTIVVIFDNEMYRSEVIWELLFAGASKVYDFEHTPLIHQVIEEQLNRWHTIEGLIQTDFVKENLIGESAIWKNTLREMIEIATYSESSVLIIGESGTGKEMLSRLVHHFDPRRPKGNIVLVDCTTISPELSGSEFFGHEKGAFTGAVNAREGAFSLANNGTLFLDEIGELPLRLQAELLRVIQEGMYKPIGDNFWKKTVFRLVGATNRLLDQEVRNGRFRLDLYYRLSSWVCKVPSLEERREDIPLLAQRFFEKSFQKRDLPSIDASLMAYLTCRSYQGNVRELQQLIQRIANQHVGKSPITLADIPSLDRPERQILVESLPSSNDEYQNAIQKILERGLNLRELRDLTTQTAIELTLRREKGRVAQAANRLGITSRAIQFRKTRKQEE; encoded by the coding sequence ATGAAATACCCAACGATTTGGTATAAGGATTTCACGCGCCATTCTCAACGTTCGCGAGACGCGTTATTGAAATCACTCGCTACTATCAAGGCATGTGTTAAAGACCATTTTGTGGCCTCTGCTCCTGGATTGATTTTGCTGGATACTGCTGATACCTCCGACGCCGTCTGTGTTTTATTGGAAGAAGCGTTTCAGCGGCATGAGCGAACGATTGTGGTGATTTTTGACAACGAGATGTACCGCTCGGAAGTGATCTGGGAGTTGCTATTTGCGGGAGCATCGAAAGTGTATGATTTTGAACATACTCCGCTGATTCATCAGGTTATTGAAGAGCAGCTTAATCGTTGGCATACGATTGAGGGATTGATACAAACCGATTTTGTAAAAGAAAACCTCATCGGAGAGTCTGCCATTTGGAAAAATACCCTTCGCGAAATGATTGAGATTGCGACGTATTCGGAGTCTTCAGTGTTAATTATCGGAGAAAGTGGCACGGGCAAAGAAATGCTTTCCCGATTGGTGCATCATTTTGATCCACGTCGTCCCAAAGGAAATATTGTGTTGGTAGATTGTACTACGATTTCGCCAGAACTATCTGGAAGTGAGTTTTTTGGACACGAAAAAGGAGCTTTTACAGGAGCAGTCAACGCCCGCGAAGGTGCTTTTTCATTGGCCAATAATGGCACCCTTTTTTTGGACGAAATCGGCGAATTGCCGCTACGCTTACAGGCGGAGTTATTGCGCGTGATTCAGGAAGGTATGTATAAACCCATCGGAGATAATTTTTGGAAAAAAACGGTGTTCCGGTTAGTGGGTGCCACCAATCGACTGCTGGACCAAGAGGTTCGCAATGGAAGATTTCGGCTGGATTTGTATTATCGCTTGTCGTCTTGGGTTTGTAAAGTGCCATCTTTGGAAGAACGACGCGAAGATATACCCCTTTTGGCGCAGCGTTTTTTTGAAAAATCTTTCCAAAAAAGAGACCTGCCGTCTATTGATGCTTCACTTATGGCTTATTTGACCTGCCGCTCTTACCAAGGCAATGTGCGTGAACTACAGCAATTAATTCAGCGGATTGCCAATCAGCATGTAGGCAAAAGTCCGATTACATTGGCCGATATTCCGAGCCTTGACCGCCCTGAGCGTCAGATTTTGGTAGAATCGTTACCTTCTTCAAACGATGAATACCAGAATGCCATTCAGAAGATACTAGAGCGTGGGTTGAACTTGCGGGAGTTGAGGGATTTGACCACCCAAACGGCGATTGAATTGACATTGCGTCGGGAGAAAGGGCGTGTGGCTCAGGCGGCCAATCGTTTGGGTATTACGAGCCGAGCCATTCAGTTTCGGAAAACCCGAAAACAAGAGGAATAA
- a CDS encoding ABC transporter ATP-binding protein: protein MIVIKNLKKSYGGHLVIQVPDLVLTEGIHWFKGANGSGKTTFFRTLAGMLPFEGEITLGGMDIRRDHTTYRLSINYGEAEPDYPEFLTANDLIQFVATAKRAKAVQVDQLIDTLGIEPFLYQPTGTYSSGMLKKTSLALAFLGNPKVIILDEPLITIDDSTVLKVYELVRDYHAQGVSFLLSSHQDFMFEKLPIQTVFRVKNHSIQPESISTHRP, encoded by the coding sequence ATGATTGTCATTAAAAATCTTAAAAAATCCTACGGCGGGCATTTGGTAATCCAAGTGCCCGACTTGGTTTTGACGGAAGGTATTCACTGGTTTAAAGGAGCAAATGGCTCGGGGAAAACCACTTTTTTTAGAACATTAGCGGGAATGTTACCGTTTGAGGGTGAAATTACACTCGGCGGAATGGACATACGCCGCGACCACACCACCTACCGGCTCAGCATCAACTACGGCGAAGCCGAACCCGATTACCCTGAATTCTTAACGGCCAACGACCTCATTCAATTTGTGGCAACCGCCAAACGGGCCAAGGCGGTGCAAGTAGACCAACTCATTGACACCCTCGGAATTGAGCCATTTTTATATCAACCTACGGGCACTTACTCCAGCGGAATGCTAAAAAAAACGTCATTGGCGTTGGCATTTTTGGGCAATCCTAAAGTCATTATTTTGGACGAACCGCTCATTACGATTGACGATTCTACGGTGTTGAAAGTATACGAACTTGTCCGCGATTATCACGCCCAGGGGGTCAGTTTTTTGTTATCATCACATCAAGATTTTATGTTTGAAAAACTGCCAATACAAACAGTTTTCCGTGTTAAAAATCACTCAATTCAACCAGAATCAATTTCGACTCATCGGCCCTAA
- a CDS encoding vanadium-dependent haloperoxidase, translating to MLRKSLLVSVGVVYLLMSACKPKLPPEEYNAKAADPELYHQSVELLTEVIIHDIFKPPVASRIYVYANLAGYEAMVPGYPAYESLGGKLKGFTAPTAPDADKEYCFPLASTRAFLKVARNLTFSASFFDEYEKEFYKKYEDMGVPSEVIENSMAYGDSVAAHVMRYSTKDSYKQTRGIRFTVTNKPGTWVPTPPAYADACEPQWNKIRLLTLDSITQFMPPRPPMWSTDKNSEFWRETREVYEIGNKLTEEQKRIAWFWDDNPFVMNVVGHVMFANKKMTPGGHWLAIHETVSRNTKASFEKSVEGYALSSIALLDAFVACWDEKYRSTKVRPETVINSDIDPKWQPFLQTPPFPEYTSGHSTISAAAAEVLSFVHGDNVAFTDSTEFKHGHGVLSFKSFREASLMASISRLYGGIHYRSGCDEGNVCGVKIGKQVLKVAQTRKEQKVISQVQ from the coding sequence ATGTTGAGAAAGTCTTTACTGGTAAGCGTGGGAGTCGTTTACTTGCTGATGAGTGCCTGTAAGCCCAAATTACCTCCCGAAGAATACAACGCCAAAGCTGCTGACCCTGAACTCTATCATCAATCGGTCGAATTGCTTACCGAAGTTATCATTCATGACATTTTCAAGCCCCCCGTGGCGAGTCGTATTTACGTATACGCCAACCTTGCAGGCTATGAAGCAATGGTTCCTGGTTATCCTGCTTATGAATCATTGGGTGGAAAACTTAAAGGCTTTACCGCCCCAACCGCCCCAGATGCCGACAAAGAATATTGCTTTCCGTTGGCTAGTACCCGAGCGTTTTTGAAAGTAGCCCGTAACCTTACTTTTTCGGCCAGTTTTTTTGACGAATACGAAAAAGAATTTTACAAAAAATACGAGGACATGGGCGTGCCAAGCGAGGTCATCGAAAACTCTATGGCCTACGGCGACAGCGTGGCCGCGCATGTGATGCGGTATTCGACCAAAGATAGCTACAAGCAAACACGCGGCATTCGATTTACAGTGACCAACAAACCCGGGACGTGGGTTCCTACCCCTCCTGCATACGCAGATGCCTGCGAACCTCAATGGAATAAAATCCGCCTCCTAACCCTTGATTCTATTACGCAGTTCATGCCGCCTCGGCCGCCAATGTGGAGCACCGACAAAAACAGTGAGTTTTGGCGCGAAACCCGGGAAGTGTATGAAATTGGCAATAAACTTACCGAAGAACAAAAACGCATCGCATGGTTTTGGGACGACAACCCATTTGTGATGAATGTAGTCGGACACGTCATGTTTGCCAATAAAAAAATGACACCTGGAGGGCACTGGCTGGCTATTCATGAAACGGTATCCAGAAACACCAAAGCTTCTTTTGAAAAAAGTGTGGAAGGCTACGCACTGAGTTCAATTGCCCTGCTGGACGCGTTTGTTGCGTGTTGGGATGAAAAATACCGCAGCACCAAAGTCCGCCCCGAAACGGTCATCAACTCCGATATTGATCCCAAATGGCAGCCTTTCCTACAAACACCGCCTTTTCCTGAATATACCAGCGGACACAGCACCATTTCAGCCGCCGCCGCTGAGGTGTTGAGCTTTGTACACGGCGATAATGTAGCTTTTACTGATTCTACCGAATTTAAACATGGCCACGGGGTTTTATCCTTTAAATCATTCAGAGAAGCGTCGCTAATGGCCAGCATCAGTCGTTTATACGGCGGAATTCATTACCGTTCGGGATGTGATGAAGGTAATGTTTGCGGCGTTAAAATCGGGAAACAGGTACTGAAAGTGGCCCAAACCCGAAAAGAACAAAAAGTAATCTCGCAGGTGCAGTAG
- a CDS encoding choice-of-anchor A family protein — MQHLLSNPKALTVRTFLNLLSSFVVAYFLLSPSLCRAQAQNCGLGTKLSGCVGVDCPPLTLAPDANNDLIQDSNQSGYPINTTYLPLPFNWPNNQVRGYSQVFNVLVGGNFNVKDGGQGVPAEIEGRVAIKGNLILGNPSIPYNSYYGIGTSGGGTYVIASTNLPALLIGGTITGSTNMFGVGGTGIAMGGTYQSNLPNTITVTDSLGMGGIGLNIDSCLTDISTKSLYWATLTPTGTLSGDTLIGNNSSSVQVFNVSSWKNFLFKNIPAGASVVVNVSGSTHTNVQMPSVNAVTPAAGSPSLFRLLFNFHQATNVTFIGTFYGSAIIPNGNATLTGGNFDGRLVVGGNLTHEASGGEVHNYPFVGEFPCPPACIKTSFTFAAPTCAPDKKSYSVTFNVTQKNGTIKVNAGTLAGSGNGPYTVSNIPPTISLKITDSLTSICKFDTTILAPVACNCTPAAPVAISPNVFACVGDTIPTLKVTVLSGVTADWYANATGGSALATGVVNYKPAGTASVTDTFYVEARGTTQNCGGVSALRTPVILTVQDCDTLIDLKLKKSISKKLVQIGDTIQYTIKVWNENTSFATGVEVTDSLNAGVQYLSSSTKRLSNNTTAGSYNPLTSKWTIGAIGINGDTVVLTIKVKVIGQGVWFNTAEISKANEKDVDSTPFNQSELEDDLDRQCFSVPIKLCGGEKALLTIPRQFTGVKWFKTGSTTAIAQGNQVLLEESGTYTYTSTSGTCPTEGCCPIIIEASANCCIVKCVPYTAKKIRK, encoded by the coding sequence ATGCAACACCTACTATCTAACCCAAAGGCTTTAACTGTAAGGACATTTTTAAATCTATTATCGTCTTTCGTGGTGGCTTATTTTTTACTAAGCCCCAGTCTATGCCGAGCGCAGGCCCAAAACTGTGGACTAGGAACTAAGCTGAGCGGATGTGTGGGTGTAGACTGCCCACCGCTAACATTAGCCCCCGACGCCAACAATGACTTAATTCAGGACAGCAATCAAAGCGGCTACCCTATCAATACCACTTATCTTCCCCTCCCGTTCAATTGGCCAAACAATCAAGTCAGAGGGTACAGTCAAGTCTTTAACGTATTGGTTGGTGGTAATTTCAACGTAAAAGATGGAGGTCAGGGCGTGCCCGCCGAAATCGAAGGACGCGTGGCCATTAAAGGCAATTTAATCCTTGGCAACCCAAGTATTCCTTACAATTCTTACTATGGCATCGGCACCTCTGGCGGCGGAACCTACGTGATTGCCTCCACCAATTTGCCAGCTTTATTGATTGGTGGAACCATCACGGGCTCGACCAATATGTTCGGCGTAGGTGGAACAGGCATCGCAATGGGTGGCACGTATCAGAGCAATTTGCCCAACACCATCACCGTCACCGATAGCCTTGGGATGGGCGGAATAGGACTAAACATCGACAGTTGTTTAACTGATATTTCTACCAAAAGCCTCTACTGGGCTACGCTTACCCCTACTGGAACCCTGAGCGGTGATACATTGATTGGAAATAACAGCTCATCTGTGCAAGTATTCAATGTGTCTAGTTGGAAGAATTTTCTGTTTAAAAATATCCCAGCTGGTGCTTCTGTTGTGGTAAACGTCAGCGGCTCGACCCACACAAATGTTCAAATGCCCTCGGTGAATGCAGTTACGCCAGCGGCAGGTTCGCCCTCATTGTTTCGGTTACTCTTTAATTTTCACCAAGCTACAAACGTTACGTTTATAGGCACTTTTTACGGCTCAGCCATTATTCCAAACGGAAACGCTACTTTAACAGGAGGTAATTTTGACGGTCGATTGGTGGTAGGTGGTAACCTTACCCACGAAGCCTCTGGGGGTGAAGTACATAATTATCCTTTTGTAGGAGAATTTCCCTGCCCTCCCGCCTGTATCAAAACGAGTTTTACCTTTGCTGCACCCACCTGTGCGCCCGACAAAAAATCATACAGCGTAACGTTTAACGTAACCCAAAAAAACGGCACCATCAAAGTCAATGCAGGTACCCTAGCAGGCAGCGGCAACGGCCCTTACACCGTAAGCAATATTCCTCCAACGATAAGTTTGAAAATTACGGACAGCCTAACCTCAATCTGTAAGTTTGACACCACCATTTTAGCCCCTGTGGCGTGTAATTGTACCCCCGCTGCCCCAGTAGCCATCAGCCCAAATGTGTTTGCATGTGTAGGAGATACAATCCCAACCTTAAAAGTAACCGTATTGAGCGGGGTAACCGCCGATTGGTACGCCAACGCCACGGGAGGTTCTGCATTAGCTACGGGAGTGGTAAATTATAAGCCTGCTGGCACCGCCAGTGTCACCGATACATTCTACGTAGAAGCACGCGGAACTACCCAAAATTGCGGTGGAGTTAGCGCACTGAGAACACCCGTTATCCTTACAGTACAGGATTGTGACACTCTGATTGATTTAAAACTCAAAAAATCAATCAGTAAAAAACTCGTACAAATCGGCGACACCATTCAATACACAATTAAAGTATGGAACGAAAACACGAGCTTCGCCACTGGGGTAGAGGTCACTGACTCGCTCAACGCGGGTGTACAATACCTCAGCAGCTCTACCAAGCGCTTATCTAACAATACAACCGCTGGCAGTTATAATCCCCTAACCTCCAAATGGACCATCGGCGCTATCGGGATAAACGGAGATACTGTGGTATTGACCATCAAAGTAAAAGTGATAGGGCAGGGCGTTTGGTTCAATACCGCCGAAATCAGCAAGGCCAACGAAAAGGATGTAGACAGTACACCTTTCAATCAATCAGAATTGGAAGATGACCTAGACCGTCAATGTTTCAGCGTACCCATCAAACTTTGCGGAGGTGAAAAAGCCCTACTGACCATCCCTAGACAATTTACTGGCGTAAAGTGGTTCAAAACGGGTTCTACCACCGCTATTGCTCAGGGAAATCAGGTGTTGTTGGAAGAAAGCGGCACCTATACATACACCTCAACTTCAGGCACTTGCCCAACGGAAGGATGCTGTCCCATTATTATTGAGGCCAGCGCTAACTGCTGCATAGTTAAATGTGTTCCGTATACGGCAAAAAAAATAAGAAAGTAA
- a CDS encoding PhoH family protein: MVEKIISLEDVSLVDFLGVENNHIKEVAAAFPMSKIISRGNEIRVMGTQPEIIRISDILESLLQHYQKYGKITNENVRHYLTANGGSVAPPHVLEDEKDVILYGTKGVVVKARTANQRLMVEKAAESDLLFAIGPAGTGKTYTAVAIAVQALKEKKVKKLIITRPAVEAGENLGFLPGNLEEKIDPYLRPIYDALDDMILGEKLKFYLENRIVEIAPLAYMRGRTLNNAFILLDEAQNTTPSQMKMFLTRMGPSSKVIITGDKTQIDLPKNQKSGLKDALETLKDVKGIAFVELDGRDVVRHRLVKDILDAYEKKEKE; the protein is encoded by the coding sequence TTGGTAGAAAAAATAATTTCCTTGGAAGATGTGTCTCTAGTTGACTTTCTCGGCGTAGAAAACAACCACATCAAAGAAGTTGCTGCCGCTTTTCCAATGAGTAAAATCATTTCACGCGGCAACGAAATACGTGTAATGGGCACTCAGCCCGAGATTATCCGCATCAGCGATATTCTGGAATCCCTTCTGCAACATTACCAGAAATACGGCAAAATCACCAACGAAAATGTACGTCATTACCTGACCGCCAATGGAGGCTCCGTTGCGCCGCCGCACGTATTGGAAGACGAAAAAGACGTGATTTTGTACGGTACCAAAGGAGTGGTAGTGAAGGCCAGAACCGCCAACCAGCGGTTGATGGTGGAAAAAGCGGCCGAGAGCGATTTACTTTTCGCCATCGGACCGGCAGGAACTGGTAAAACCTACACCGCAGTGGCTATCGCGGTGCAGGCGTTGAAAGAAAAAAAAGTAAAAAAACTCATTATTACCCGGCCAGCCGTGGAGGCGGGAGAAAATTTAGGGTTTTTGCCGGGCAATCTGGAAGAGAAAATTGATCCGTATTTGCGCCCTATCTATGACGCACTTGACGATATGATTTTGGGTGAAAAATTAAAGTTTTACCTTGAAAACCGAATTGTCGAAATTGCCCCCCTTGCGTACATGCGCGGGCGAACTCTAAATAACGCTTTTATCCTGCTCGATGAAGCTCAGAATACGACCCCTTCGCAGATGAAGATGTTTTTGACGCGGATGGGACCCAGTTCAAAAGTGATTATCACGGGCGATAAAACCCAGATAGATTTACCGAAAAATCAAAAGTCCGGTTTGAAAGATGCGCTTGAAACCCTGAAAGATGTAAAGGGGATTGCCTTTGTCGAGCTTGATGGACGTGATGTAGTGCGCCACCGCCTCGTCAAAGACATTTTGGATGCATATGAAAAGAAAGAGAAAGAGTAG
- a CDS encoding T9SS type A sorting domain-containing protein gives MKRKRKSSEQLAVSGWIKRLLTANRFLRVFLLLNFLHLASYAQRCAAVQYDSAIAKRYPYWRLKRTMLEDSIQSYLKNATTDRRARQAAICAQVRIPVVIHVVHNNAAMTIGGRDNGNISDEQILAQIRTLNEDYQRKSGTRGFNTNPVGANTGIEFYLANEDPDGNPTNGITRHYYSAKSTFDIFTDDQTLANIVSWPTDRYLNIWVSRFGNNYLGIGQFPSATGVKGLDSANELLEKTDGVFIDYKVFGSGGAVTSKLYSLGRTTTHEVGHWLGLIHTWGDTDCGDDYCADTPPAQSGNQSTNCGPLFSTCSGVRTRNMTENYMDYSPDSCMNIFTVNQSERMMAVIEKAPRRARLVKYWCSKVPFGDTFDVKVFPNPASDQVNIQINVTEFTDFEVELYSITGQLVGNQKFTDYPSWLVTFPTTNISPGVYIVRVKTQKETVSKRLVITR, from the coding sequence ATGAAAAGAAAGAGAAAGAGTAGTGAGCAGTTGGCAGTGAGTGGTTGGATAAAAAGACTGCTCACTGCCAACCGTTTTCTCCGTGTTTTTTTACTTCTGAATTTTTTACACCTTGCTTCTTATGCGCAGCGCTGTGCTGCCGTTCAATATGATTCAGCCATTGCGAAGCGCTACCCTTATTGGCGCCTAAAACGCACAATGCTCGAAGATTCCATTCAGTCTTATTTAAAAAATGCTACCACCGACCGCAGAGCTCGGCAAGCGGCGATTTGCGCCCAAGTTCGTATCCCTGTTGTAATTCATGTGGTCCATAATAATGCCGCTATGACGATTGGTGGGCGCGATAATGGCAACATATCGGATGAGCAGATTTTGGCTCAAATCAGAACCCTAAACGAGGACTACCAACGAAAGTCTGGAACGAGGGGTTTTAATACGAACCCCGTGGGAGCTAATACGGGGATTGAATTTTATTTGGCCAATGAAGACCCCGACGGAAATCCAACCAACGGAATTACGCGTCATTATTACAGCGCTAAAAGCACTTTCGACATCTTCACCGATGACCAAACGCTGGCCAATATTGTAAGTTGGCCCACCGACCGCTATCTCAATATTTGGGTCAGCCGATTTGGTAATAATTACCTAGGAATCGGGCAGTTTCCATCGGCCACTGGCGTAAAGGGTTTGGACAGTGCCAATGAGCTGTTGGAAAAAACGGATGGGGTTTTTATTGACTACAAAGTATTCGGGTCGGGCGGGGCAGTAACGAGTAAACTGTACAGCCTAGGACGTACCACCACCCACGAAGTGGGTCATTGGTTGGGATTGATTCATACATGGGGAGACACCGATTGCGGCGATGATTATTGCGCCGATACTCCCCCCGCTCAGTCGGGCAATCAGTCAACAAACTGCGGGCCGTTGTTTTCTACTTGTTCAGGTGTTCGTACCCGCAACATGACCGAAAACTACATGGATTATTCGCCTGACTCCTGCATGAATATTTTTACTGTCAACCAGAGTGAACGAATGATGGCCGTGATTGAAAAAGCACCCCGTCGGGCGCGGCTGGTCAAATATTGGTGTTCAAAAGTTCCTTTTGGAGACACGTTTGATGTGAAAGTGTTTCCGAACCCTGCTTCCGACCAAGTAAATATTCAAATCAACGTCACTGAATTTACGGATTTTGAGGTTGAGTTATACAGTATAACGGGCCAATTGGTAGGCAATCAAAAATTCACTGATTATCCAAGTTGGTTGGTTACGTTTCCAACAACAAATATTTCTCCGGGGGTTTATATTGTACGGGTTAAGACTCAAAAAGAGACAGTTAGTAAACGTTTGGTCATTACGCGATGA
- a CDS encoding ComEC/Rec2 family competence protein, with protein MNVLLRGCIAFCCGILLHKALPEHWLPVINGPIMGGVAVVFIAFFFLVLFSRGNRYSSGTLMIVLFAGLGWLRTPPAVLEQDWSQLTAYEGVVVSPPETRTKTYKVEVELRRGKWENSWHPMQGKVLIYLDKMAEKPRYGQVLLVRGQPRRVEPQQNPAQFDYQKFLGQKQIYHQHYLKATDFLFTGDYQGVWYKSWAFSVSEWSDAALRRLVVPNREYAVAKAMILGLRDEMDSELIQSYSAAGAVHVLSVSGFHIAIFISILTFMLKRLEKRRYGRWLSLGITLITMWFYAVLTGLSAPVIRSALMFTIFLLASPLKRKENGANALFGSALILLAIDPLLLYSVSFQLSYAALGGIIFLQPVLYQYFTPKTWLVDKLWEMTTVALAAQFITFPIAVYYFHQFPTYFLLANPFVALLATAMLPVAMVALVLSWVPYLSILLGWGLTGITWLLNEIVIWTDLLPYSTLKGLSLSALELGLVYGIMFMLLALVYYRQIRWGGYALALSALLCGLQLKEMVYFARQKIVVVHSVSRQSVVSLVNGKEALLLADSTFFKSNQQPFNFYLKNFYDERNVRSILQQPLVSSVNPSRFVKNLPFGKLIVWHGKSILLVEESVQKTVPPVADYVVIRNTAFRKVEELLPVFGKQKLIFDTSNKFYALENLRKQAKELGLPWYFVHEQGAFLDFL; from the coding sequence ATGAATGTTTTGCTGCGTGGTTGTATCGCTTTCTGTTGTGGAATCCTTCTGCACAAGGCGCTTCCCGAACATTGGTTGCCCGTAATCAACGGGCCAATCATGGGCGGCGTTGCCGTTGTGTTTATTGCCTTTTTTTTCTTGGTTCTTTTTTCTCGCGGCAACCGTTATTCGTCAGGAACGCTGATGATAGTGCTCTTTGCTGGATTGGGTTGGTTGCGAACACCACCAGCTGTTTTGGAGCAAGATTGGTCACAACTGACGGCTTACGAAGGGGTGGTGGTTTCACCGCCCGAAACCCGCACCAAAACCTACAAAGTTGAGGTTGAATTACGTCGGGGCAAATGGGAAAATAGCTGGCATCCAATGCAAGGCAAGGTCCTGATTTACCTTGATAAAATGGCGGAAAAACCACGATATGGGCAGGTATTGTTGGTGAGGGGACAGCCGCGTCGGGTAGAGCCGCAGCAAAACCCTGCACAGTTTGATTACCAAAAATTTCTGGGCCAAAAACAAATTTATCATCAGCACTACCTGAAAGCCACTGATTTTTTATTTACAGGTGACTATCAGGGCGTATGGTATAAAAGCTGGGCTTTCTCTGTAAGTGAGTGGAGTGATGCGGCTTTGCGGCGGCTCGTTGTTCCCAACCGTGAATATGCCGTTGCGAAAGCGATGATTTTAGGACTTCGTGATGAGATGGACAGCGAGCTGATTCAGTCATATTCGGCGGCTGGGGCCGTGCATGTGCTGTCGGTATCGGGTTTTCACATCGCCATTTTTATTTCGATTTTGACTTTTATGCTCAAACGGTTGGAGAAACGCCGCTACGGGCGGTGGCTCTCGTTGGGTATTACGCTCATTACCATGTGGTTTTATGCGGTGCTCACGGGCCTCTCGGCCCCGGTGATTCGCTCGGCCCTGATGTTTACGATTTTCTTGCTGGCAAGTCCTTTGAAGCGGAAAGAAAATGGTGCAAATGCACTCTTTGGCTCTGCCCTCATTCTGTTAGCCATTGATCCGTTACTATTGTATTCCGTAAGTTTTCAGCTTTCTTACGCGGCGCTGGGAGGTATTATTTTTCTTCAACCTGTTTTATACCAATATTTTACCCCAAAAACATGGTTGGTGGATAAATTATGGGAAATGACCACCGTAGCTCTCGCCGCCCAATTCATAACCTTTCCAATTGCTGTTTATTATTTTCATCAATTTCCAACGTATTTTTTGTTGGCCAATCCTTTTGTGGCGCTTTTGGCCACCGCTATGTTGCCAGTTGCGATGGTCGCGCTGGTACTTTCGTGGGTGCCTTATTTATCCATTCTTCTGGGTTGGGGGCTGACTGGAATTACGTGGTTATTAAATGAAATCGTGATTTGGACCGATTTATTGCCTTATTCTACCCTTAAAGGGTTGTCTTTGTCGGCATTGGAATTGGGCTTGGTATACGGGATCATGTTCATGTTATTGGCATTGGTTTATTATCGACAAATTCGTTGGGGAGGATATGCGCTGGCATTGAGTGCGTTGTTGTGTGGGTTGCAACTGAAGGAGATGGTTTATTTTGCTCGTCAAAAAATTGTAGTTGTTCATTCCGTTTCTCGTCAATCAGTCGTTAGCTTGGTAAATGGGAAGGAGGCTTTACTGCTCGCCGATTCTACTTTTTTTAAATCAAACCAACAACCCTTCAACTTTTATCTTAAGAATTTTTATGACGAACGAAACGTTCGCTCCATTCTACAACAGCCGTTGGTTTCATCCGTAAACCCATCCCGCTTTGTTAAAAATTTACCCTTCGGAAAGCTCATCGTTTGGCACGGAAAAAGCATTTTGTTGGTTGAAGAATCAGTGCAAAAAACAGTTCCTCCCGTGGCAGATTATGTTGTGATTCGAAATACTGCTTTTCGAAAAGTAGAAGAACTTCTTCCCGTTTTTGGAAAACAAAAACTCATTTTTGATACTTCCAATAAATTTTACGCGTTGGAAAACCTCCGTAAACAGGCCAAAGAACTGGGCCTTCCGTGGTATTTCGTCCATGAGCAAGGGGCTTTTTTAGATTTTTTATAA